A stretch of the Pseudochaenichthys georgianus unplaced genomic scaffold, fPseGeo1.2 scaffold_508_arrow_ctg1, whole genome shotgun sequence genome encodes the following:
- the LOC117442945 gene encoding zinc finger BED domain-containing protein 4-like, whose amino-acid sequence MVKAMDDLEVKSVGCVAHTLQLAVHEGLLSQRSVIGALATARTIVGHFKHSPLAYSRLGDIQKDLKMDVKRLQQDVQVRWNSSLYILQSILEQKRALSVYAADYSLPATLTANQWTLMEKTAEVLAPFEELTRDVSNHTASAADVIPAIKALKGVLSREKTTDQGVRTMKSTLLEAVETRFAEVEEEPLYSIATLVDQDTKTDSSQSQTI is encoded by the exons ATGGTGAAAGCCATGGATGATTTGGAAGTAAAGAGTGTGGGCTGTGTCGCGCACACGCTCCAACTTGCTGTGCATGAGGGTCTGCTGTCTcagcgcagcgtcataggcGCACTGGCCACCGCGAGGACAATTGTTGGACATTTCAAACATTCCCCGTTGGCCTATTCCCGGCTGGGAGATATCCAGAAGGATCTGAAGATGGACGTCAAGCGTCTACAGCAGGACGTGCAAGTGAGATGGAACAGCAGCCTCTACATTCTGCAGAGCATCCTGGAGCAAAAGCGGGCTCTCTCTGTGTATGCAGCTGACTACAGCCTGCCAGCCACACTGACAGCCAACCAGTGGACCCTGATGGAGAAGACAGCTGAGGTGTTAGCTCCATTTGAGGAACTCACGAGGGATGTGAGCAATCACACTGCATCTGCAGCTGATGTCATCCCTGCAATAAAAG CCCTCAAAGGTGTACTCTCTCGGGAGAAGACCACTGACCAGGGAGTCAGAACAATGAAGAGCACGCTCCTAGAGGCAGTGGAGACCCGCTTTGCTGAGGTAGAGGAGGAGCCACTGTACAGCATTGCCACTCTAGTGGATCAAGATACAAAGACAG ATTCTTCACAAAGTCAGACAATATGA